From the Nevskiales bacterium genome, one window contains:
- a CDS encoding glutathione S-transferase N-terminal domain-containing protein, translating into MRRRLDVTASILASTLRGWRGTMASAHTRQPERLLELYDIEDCPFCRLVRETLTELDLDALIYPCPRGGTRYRPVMQALGGKCQFPFLVDPNTGTQLYESADIIDYLWRTYRGRAAPKGLRALQVATASLASGARWPRGLKARASRAAEQPLELYSFESSPYSRLVRETLCELELPYVLRNTGKAEWQQLGPPEVRTTFFKDRPIRGRNRLRLYELTGRQQVPYLIDPNTGTAMFESADIRRYLLETYAI; encoded by the coding sequence ATGCGACGCCGTCTTGACGTGACCGCCTCGATCCTCGCCAGCACCCTGCGCGGGTGGCGCGGCACCATGGCCTCCGCGCACACGCGCCAGCCCGAACGGCTGCTCGAACTGTACGACATCGAGGATTGCCCCTTCTGCCGGCTGGTGCGCGAGACGCTCACCGAGCTCGACCTCGACGCGCTGATCTACCCCTGCCCGCGCGGCGGCACGCGTTACCGGCCGGTCATGCAGGCGCTGGGCGGCAAATGCCAGTTCCCCTTCCTGGTGGACCCGAATACCGGCACGCAACTGTACGAGTCGGCCGACATCATCGACTACCTGTGGCGGACCTACCGCGGGCGCGCGGCGCCGAAGGGCCTGCGCGCCCTGCAGGTCGCCACGGCCAGCCTCGCCTCCGGCGCACGCTGGCCGCGGGGGCTCAAGGCCCGTGCGTCCCGGGCAGCGGAGCAGCCGCTGGAGCTGTACAGTTTCGAATCCAGCCCGTACTCGCGCCTGGTGCGCGAAACCCTGTGCGAACTGGAGCTGCCCTATGTCCTGCGCAACACCGGCAAGGCCGAGTGGCAACAGCTCGGCCCGCCCGAAGTGCGCACGACCTTCTTCAAGGACCGCCCGATCCGGGGACGCAACCGGCTGCGGCTGTATGAGCTGACCGGCCGCCAGCAGGTGCCCTATCTGATCGACCCGAATACCGGCACGGCGATGTTCGAGTCGGCCGACATTCGCAGGTATTTGCTTGAGACCTATGCCATCTGA
- a CDS encoding response regulator — translation MTDQPARKPCVLFVDDEPRILNTMRILFRRSYDVLTATSGAEALALLRQHTVDVVVSDQRMPEMTGIELLRLVRDLQPNAMRVLLTGYSELNAIIGSINEGEIFRFVSKPWSNEELQDTLAKAVDAARVDYASLVAGARLGEVGDDAMAAEDAPGVLILDSDPGSRLSLQNMLKKDFPEVHTAGNVAECAQLLLEHPNIGVLVTEAYVQGKPVTSLLALLKQYQPQLVSVVVTDRADANNAIAMINHGQVYRFLLKPLREGMAKINVVSALRHHQVLSRNPELANRHRVEQLQPEPEQLGLLARLRQRVFSRPGA, via the coding sequence ATGACCGACCAGCCCGCGCGCAAGCCCTGCGTGCTCTTCGTGGACGACGAGCCGCGCATCCTCAACACGATGCGCATTCTGTTCCGCCGCAGCTACGACGTGCTCACCGCCACCAGCGGCGCCGAGGCGCTGGCACTGCTGCGCCAGCACACGGTGGATGTCGTGGTCAGCGACCAGCGGATGCCGGAGATGACCGGCATCGAGCTGCTGCGCCTGGTGCGCGACCTGCAGCCCAACGCCATGCGCGTACTGCTGACCGGCTATTCCGAGCTGAATGCGATCATCGGCTCGATCAACGAGGGCGAGATCTTCCGCTTCGTCAGCAAGCCGTGGTCGAACGAGGAACTGCAGGACACGCTTGCCAAGGCAGTGGATGCGGCCAGAGTGGATTACGCCAGTCTGGTGGCCGGTGCCAGGCTGGGCGAGGTCGGCGATGACGCCATGGCCGCAGAGGATGCGCCGGGCGTACTGATCCTGGACAGCGACCCCGGCAGCCGACTGAGCCTGCAGAACATGCTCAAGAAGGACTTTCCCGAGGTCCACACCGCCGGCAACGTGGCCGAGTGCGCACAGCTGCTGCTGGAGCACCCGAACATCGGCGTGCTGGTGACCGAGGCGTATGTGCAGGGCAAGCCGGTGACCAGCCTGCTGGCCCTGCTCAAGCAGTACCAGCCGCAGCTGGTGTCGGTGGTGGTCACCGACCGTGCCGACGCCAACAACGCGATCGCGATGATCAACCACGGTCAGGTCTACCGCTTCCTGCTCAAGCCCCTGCGCGAGGGCATGGCCAAGATCAACGTGGTCTCGGCCCTGCGCCACCACCAGGTGCTGAGCCGCAATCCCGAACTGGCCAACCGCCATCGCGTCGAGCAACTGCAGCCGGAGCCGGAGCAGCTGGGGCTGCTGGCACGCCTGCGTCAGCGGGTCTTTTCTAGACCGGGCGCCTGA
- a CDS encoding DUF1302 domain-containing protein, translating to MRMVLRGAGVLLMACSGPALALDYSWGDLNLTLNNRISVGAAFRMEERDDDLIGKLNVPGQQDLCTADDCMSLSGDPGPNQRLVNAKGAFVGHAADDGNLNYDQYDVVAAASKLTSELSLSWGNWQFKARGIAFYDSENRGRKDFHTNTRFQPARTPRSSVIESELGRDIDLYDAFVSSAFQFGERAVSVSVGKQILRWGESNFIALNSLSEINPPDENRLYLPGSQINEIFQPVPLLLVSADVVPNVAAEFFYQYGWRRVRPAAAGGFFSYLEVGGLADTALLGLGQFSEDPEGQYVPAGAASLITSASRTAQVVRGIGEPEDGGQYGLRVNYFAEQLNGGTEFGFYAMNYHSRLPYQSAIAAQDSCMRDSANFVVAFVDCAGFNGALNPGVGEEPLPVDTLKIFLEYPEDIRLYGVSFNTNLGSWSLAGEYAYRPNLPVQVSIPDVIFTGLQPAFPRQDVPAGIGPISIGTIPGARSAVPAFLNVYRGVEINGGDVVSGFERLKVGQLGMTAIRTISSSNPIGADQIILLVEAGATHVLDMPDRDELQFEGGLFHINSHASPGADGSGLPNGTPDPRRLNPTQQTEGFADDFAWGYRLVSRLEYNDVIEGINFKPTLGFFHDVDGIGVFPAQNFIEGRKQFLVGTEFDLEGGWSGNVFYQGSTGRLAPFRDRDFLSFSLSYTF from the coding sequence ATGCGTATGGTTCTGCGCGGCGCCGGCGTTCTGCTGATGGCCTGCAGTGGTCCGGCCCTGGCGCTGGATTACAGCTGGGGCGATCTCAACCTCACGCTCAACAACCGTATCAGCGTCGGTGCGGCCTTTCGCATGGAAGAGCGCGATGATGACCTCATCGGCAAGCTCAACGTGCCCGGGCAGCAGGACCTTTGCACAGCCGACGACTGCATGTCGCTCAGCGGCGATCCCGGGCCCAATCAGCGCCTGGTGAACGCCAAGGGTGCGTTCGTTGGACATGCGGCCGACGACGGTAACCTGAACTACGACCAGTACGATGTCGTGGCCGCCGCCAGCAAACTGACCTCGGAGCTTTCGCTAAGCTGGGGCAACTGGCAATTCAAGGCGCGCGGCATTGCCTTCTACGACAGCGAGAACCGCGGCCGTAAAGACTTCCATACCAATACCCGTTTTCAGCCGGCCCGAACCCCGCGCAGCAGCGTCATCGAGAGCGAACTGGGCCGCGACATCGATCTGTATGACGCCTTTGTCAGCAGCGCCTTCCAGTTCGGCGAGCGTGCCGTATCGGTTTCCGTCGGCAAGCAGATTCTGCGCTGGGGCGAGAGCAACTTCATTGCGCTGAACTCGCTGTCCGAGATCAATCCGCCCGATGAGAACCGGCTCTATCTGCCGGGCAGCCAGATCAACGAGATTTTCCAGCCGGTGCCGCTGCTGTTGGTTTCGGCCGACGTCGTGCCGAATGTGGCCGCCGAATTTTTCTACCAGTATGGCTGGCGCAGGGTGCGTCCGGCCGCCGCAGGCGGCTTTTTCTCCTACCTCGAAGTGGGCGGCCTTGCCGACACCGCCCTGCTGGGTCTCGGCCAGTTTTCGGAAGACCCGGAGGGGCAGTATGTGCCGGCCGGCGCGGCCAGCTTGATTACCAGTGCCTCGCGCACGGCGCAGGTGGTGCGCGGCATCGGCGAGCCGGAAGACGGCGGTCAGTACGGGCTGCGCGTGAACTACTTTGCGGAGCAACTCAACGGCGGTACCGAGTTCGGCTTTTATGCCATGAACTATCACAGCCGTCTGCCCTACCAGAGCGCGATTGCGGCGCAGGACTCCTGCATGCGCGACTCGGCCAACTTCGTCGTGGCGTTCGTGGACTGCGCCGGTTTCAACGGCGCCCTGAACCCTGGCGTCGGAGAGGAGCCGCTGCCGGTGGATACGCTGAAGATTTTTCTGGAGTACCCCGAGGATATCCGGTTGTATGGGGTCAGCTTCAACACCAATCTCGGCAGCTGGTCGCTGGCGGGCGAATACGCTTATCGCCCCAATCTGCCGGTGCAGGTGTCCATCCCCGATGTCATTTTCACCGGCCTGCAGCCGGCCTTCCCGCGCCAGGATGTTCCCGCCGGTATCGGGCCGATCAGCATCGGCACCATCCCCGGGGCGCGCAGTGCCGTACCGGCATTCCTCAACGTGTACCGCGGTGTCGAAATCAACGGTGGCGATGTCGTATCCGGCTTCGAGCGTCTCAAGGTCGGGCAGCTGGGCATGACTGCCATTCGCACCATCTCCAGCAGCAATCCGATCGGCGCCGACCAGATCATCCTCCTGGTCGAGGCCGGAGCCACGCACGTGCTGGATATGCCAGACCGCGACGAACTGCAGTTCGAAGGGGGCTTGTTCCACATCAACAGCCATGCCAGCCCTGGCGCCGACGGCAGCGGCCTGCCCAACGGCACGCCCGACCCGCGCCGTCTGAATCCCACGCAACAGACCGAGGGCTTCGCCGACGATTTCGCCTGGGGTTACCGGCTGGTGTCGCGACTCGAGTACAACGACGTCATCGAGGGCATCAACTTCAAGCCGACGCTGGGCTTCTTTCACGATGTGGACGGCATTGGCGTGTTCCCGGCGCAGAATTTCATCGAAGGCCGCAAACAGTTCCTGGTCGGCACCGAGTTCGACCTCGAAGGCGGCTGGTCGGGGAATGTGTTCTACCAGGGCAGCACCGGCCGGCTTGCGCCGTTCCGCGATCGCGATTTTCTCAGTTTCAGCCTGTCCTATACGTTCTGA
- a CDS encoding electron transfer flavoprotein subunit alpha/FixB family protein, whose translation MSKILVIAEHSDGKLNSSTARAVNCASKIGGEIHVVVLAADPAGPAAEAAQLAGVAKVLTVANAANANPLAAVLAPQIAQLARSGGYSHVLSPNTTFGKDLAPRVAALLGVGQVTDIMAVHGPHSFDRPIYAGNAITTVEAPAGEILVGTVRSASWPAAGTGGSAAVEAASVDAALPTHTRYVGLKKEGGDRPDLQSARKVVSGGRGVGSADNFKIIYSLADKLGAAVGASRAAVDSGYCPNDMQVGQTGKIIAPELYIAVGISGAIQHLAGIKDAGTIVAINSDPDAAIFEVADLGLVGDLFKILPELEAKL comes from the coding sequence ATGAGCAAGATTCTGGTGATTGCCGAGCACAGCGACGGCAAGCTCAACTCCAGCACCGCGCGCGCGGTCAACTGCGCGTCCAAGATCGGCGGCGAGATCCACGTCGTCGTGCTGGCCGCCGACCCGGCCGGGCCGGCGGCGGAGGCCGCGCAGCTCGCCGGCGTAGCCAAGGTGCTGACCGTGGCCAACGCCGCCAACGCCAACCCGCTGGCCGCGGTGCTGGCGCCGCAGATCGCCCAGCTGGCCAGGTCCGGCGGCTACAGCCACGTGCTGTCGCCCAACACGACCTTCGGCAAGGACCTCGCGCCGCGCGTCGCCGCGCTACTGGGCGTCGGCCAGGTCACCGACATCATGGCGGTGCACGGCCCGCACAGCTTCGACCGGCCGATCTACGCCGGCAACGCCATCACCACGGTCGAGGCCCCGGCCGGCGAGATTCTGGTCGGCACCGTGCGCAGCGCCTCCTGGCCGGCGGCCGGTACCGGCGGTTCCGCGGCGGTGGAAGCCGCCAGCGTGGACGCCGCGCTGCCCACACACACGCGTTACGTCGGCCTCAAGAAGGAAGGCGGTGACCGTCCCGACCTGCAGTCGGCGCGCAAGGTGGTGTCCGGCGGCCGCGGCGTGGGCAGCGCCGACAACTTCAAGATCATCTACTCGCTGGCCGACAAGCTCGGCGCCGCGGTCGGCGCCTCGCGCGCGGCGGTGGACTCGGGCTACTGCCCGAACGACATGCAGGTCGGCCAGACCGGCAAGATCATCGCGCCCGAGCTGTACATCGCGGTCGGCATCTCGGGCGCGATCCAGCACCTGGCCGGCATCAAGGACGCCGGCACCATCGTCGCGATCAATTCCGACCCCGACGCCGCCATCTTCGAGGTGGCGGACCTGGGCCTGGTCGGCGACCTGTTCAAGATTCTCCCGGAGCTCGAGGCCAAGCTCTGA
- a CDS encoding electron transfer flavoprotein subunit beta/FixA family protein has translation MKVLVSVKRVVDYNVRIQVKSDGSGVVTDGVKMSMNPFDEIALEEAMRMKEKGVATEVVAVTIGEAKCEEQLRTALAFGADRAIHIKTDGAVQPLTAARALAALVKKEGAQILLTGKQAIDDDNNQTGQMTAALLDCAQATFASKIEVSGNKATVTREVDAGLETLEVDLPAVITTDLRLNEPRYLKLPDIMKAKKKPIEATDLAALGVQPVTGVKTVKTAPPAPRAAGIKVKTVDELIAKLKEKGLV, from the coding sequence ATGAAAGTTCTGGTCAGCGTCAAACGAGTGGTTGACTACAACGTCCGCATCCAGGTCAAGAGCGACGGCTCCGGCGTGGTCACCGACGGCGTCAAGATGAGCATGAACCCCTTCGATGAGATCGCGCTGGAAGAAGCCATGCGCATGAAGGAGAAGGGCGTCGCCACCGAGGTCGTGGCCGTCACCATCGGCGAGGCCAAGTGCGAGGAGCAGCTGCGCACCGCGCTGGCCTTCGGCGCCGACCGCGCCATCCACATCAAGACCGACGGCGCCGTGCAGCCGCTGACCGCCGCCCGCGCGCTGGCCGCGCTGGTCAAGAAGGAGGGCGCGCAGATCCTGCTCACCGGCAAGCAGGCGATCGACGACGACAACAACCAGACCGGCCAGATGACCGCCGCGCTGCTGGACTGCGCCCAGGCCACCTTCGCCTCCAAGATCGAAGTGTCCGGCAACAAGGCCACCGTGACGCGCGAAGTGGATGCCGGACTGGAGACGCTGGAAGTGGACCTGCCCGCGGTGATCACCACCGACCTGCGCCTGAACGAGCCGCGCTACCTCAAGCTGCCGGACATCATGAAGGCCAAGAAGAAGCCGATCGAGGCGACGGATCTGGCCGCCCTGGGTGTGCAGCCGGTGACGGGCGTCAAGACCGTCAAGACCGCGCCGCCGGCGCCGCGCGCCGCCGGCATCAAGGTCAAGACGGTGGACGAACTGATCGCCAAGCTGAAGGAGAAGGGGCTCGTTTGA
- a CDS encoding acyl-CoA dehydrogenase family protein, translated as MINLEVPKKFTMLVRQARQVANEIFRANSRKYDLAEHAYPKELDMLSALLDGMNASGESGAGAAGVRRDNGNGEGNKNGSNLSTALGTMELCWGDVGLLLSMPRQGLGNAAIASVANEEQLERFKGCWAGMAITEPHCGSDSAAIRTTAVKDGDHYVLNGEKIFVTAGGRCDAVVVWATLDRNAGRAAIKSFVVPKGTPGMEVVRLEHKLGIRASDTATIRLDNCRVPAANLLGSPEVNVEKGFAGVMQTFDNTRPLVAAMAVGLARAALEESRRLLEQAGITIDYDRPAQAQHAAAAAWLQMEADWEAAWLLTLQAAWMADNRKPNSLQASMAKAKAGRVGTEIALRCVELCGSLGYSENNLLEKWARDAKILDIFEGTQQIQLLIIARRLLGKTSQELK; from the coding sequence ATGATCAACCTGGAAGTCCCCAAGAAATTCACCATGCTGGTGCGCCAGGCGCGCCAGGTGGCGAACGAGATCTTCCGCGCCAACTCGCGCAAGTACGACCTGGCCGAGCACGCCTATCCGAAGGAGCTGGACATGCTCTCGGCCCTGCTCGACGGCATGAACGCCTCGGGCGAGAGCGGCGCCGGCGCCGCCGGCGTGCGCCGCGACAACGGCAACGGCGAGGGCAACAAGAACGGCAGCAACCTGTCCACCGCGCTCGGCACCATGGAGCTGTGCTGGGGCGACGTCGGCCTGCTGCTGTCCATGCCGCGCCAGGGCCTGGGCAATGCCGCCATCGCCTCGGTGGCCAACGAGGAACAGCTGGAGCGCTTCAAGGGCTGCTGGGCCGGCATGGCGATCACCGAGCCGCACTGCGGCTCGGACTCCGCCGCCATCCGCACCACCGCGGTTAAGGACGGCGACCACTACGTGCTGAACGGCGAGAAGATCTTCGTCACCGCCGGCGGGCGCTGCGATGCGGTGGTGGTCTGGGCCACGCTGGACCGCAACGCCGGCCGTGCCGCGATCAAGTCCTTCGTCGTGCCCAAGGGCACGCCGGGCATGGAAGTGGTACGCCTCGAGCACAAGCTCGGCATCCGCGCCTCCGACACGGCTACCATTCGCCTCGACAACTGCCGCGTGCCGGCGGCGAATCTGCTCGGCAGCCCCGAGGTGAATGTCGAGAAGGGCTTCGCCGGCGTGATGCAGACCTTCGACAACACCCGCCCGCTGGTGGCGGCGATGGCGGTGGGCCTGGCGCGCGCGGCGCTGGAGGAGAGCCGGCGCCTGCTGGAGCAGGCCGGCATCACGATCGACTACGACCGGCCGGCCCAGGCCCAGCACGCCGCGGCTGCGGCCTGGCTGCAGATGGAGGCGGACTGGGAAGCGGCCTGGCTGCTGACCTTGCAGGCGGCCTGGATGGCGGACAACCGCAAGCCCAACTCGCTGCAGGCCTCCATGGCCAAGGCCAAGGCCGGCCGGGTCGGCACCGAGATCGCCCTGCGCTGCGTGGAGTTGTGCGGAAGCCTCGGATACAGCGAGAATAACCTGCTCGAGAAATGGGCCCGGGACGCCAAGATCCTGGACATTTTCGAAGGCACCCAGCAGATCCAGCTGCTGATCATCGCCCGCCGGTTGTTAGGGAAAACGTCGCAGGAACTGAAGTAA
- a CDS encoding acyl-CoA dehydrogenase family protein → MTTASAHKRDIMGFGLALLNRFAGWPLIDRLGLRKASERVVYQATKAGFRTAGALSRAFKATQKLAGPARLAKGAPRELFDLTPTDEQQMMRESVQRFAAEQLRPAAAKANEACAAPPELLAGSLDLGLHLLGVPEALGGAGSERSVMTNVLVAEAMAQGDMGLAVACLAPLAVSQALVEWGNAEQQSTYLPAFTGETVPAAALALLEPRPLFDPLLLDTKARAAGDGYVLSGVKSLAPRAHEAELFVIAAELEGKGPALFLVESSSAGLSVEAEPSMGLRAASLGRVILEDVKLPRRALLGEASAETYAECLRLSRLAWCSLAVGTAQAVLDYVIPYVNERVAFGEPISHRQSVAFMVANIAIELEGMRLATWRAASRAEQGKPYAREVALARRLCAERGMQIGNDGVQLLGGHGFVKEHPVERWYRDLRAVGVMEGGLLV, encoded by the coding sequence ATGACCACCGCATCTGCGCACAAGCGCGACATCATGGGCTTCGGCCTGGCGCTGCTCAACCGCTTCGCCGGCTGGCCGCTGATCGACAGGCTCGGCCTGCGCAAGGCCAGCGAGCGAGTCGTGTATCAGGCGACCAAGGCCGGTTTCCGCACCGCCGGTGCCCTGAGCCGCGCCTTCAAGGCCACGCAGAAGTTGGCCGGGCCGGCGCGGCTGGCGAAGGGCGCCCCGCGCGAGCTGTTCGACCTGACGCCCACCGACGAGCAGCAGATGATGCGCGAGAGCGTGCAACGCTTCGCCGCGGAGCAGCTACGCCCCGCCGCAGCCAAGGCCAACGAGGCCTGCGCCGCACCGCCCGAGCTGCTGGCCGGCAGCCTCGATCTGGGCCTGCATCTGCTGGGCGTACCGGAGGCGCTCGGCGGCGCCGGCAGCGAGCGCTCGGTGATGACCAACGTGCTGGTGGCCGAGGCCATGGCCCAGGGCGACATGGGCCTGGCCGTGGCCTGCCTGGCACCGCTGGCGGTCAGCCAGGCGCTGGTGGAATGGGGCAACGCCGAGCAGCAATCCACCTACCTGCCGGCCTTCACCGGCGAGACAGTCCCCGCGGCGGCGCTGGCGCTGCTGGAGCCGCGGCCGCTGTTCGATCCATTGCTGCTCGATACCAAGGCCCGCGCGGCCGGTGACGGCTACGTCCTGAGCGGCGTGAAGTCGCTGGCGCCGCGTGCGCACGAGGCCGAGCTGTTCGTCATCGCCGCCGAACTCGAGGGCAAGGGCCCGGCGCTTTTCCTGGTCGAATCTTCCAGCGCGGGCCTCAGCGTCGAGGCCGAGCCCTCGATGGGGCTGCGCGCCGCGAGCCTGGGCCGGGTGATTCTCGAGGACGTGAAACTGCCGCGCCGCGCGCTCTTGGGCGAGGCCAGCGCCGAGACCTATGCCGAATGCCTGCGGCTGTCGCGCCTGGCCTGGTGCAGCCTCGCGGTCGGCACCGCGCAGGCGGTGCTCGACTACGTGATTCCCTACGTCAACGAGCGCGTGGCTTTTGGCGAGCCGATCTCGCACCGCCAGTCGGTGGCCTTCATGGTGGCCAATATCGCCATCGAGCTGGAAGGCATGCGCCTGGCGACCTGGCGCGCCGCGAGCCGCGCCGAGCAGGGCAAGCCATACGCGCGCGAGGTGGCGCTGGCGCGGCGGCTGTGCGCGGAGCGCGGCATGCAGATCGGCAACGACGGCGTGCAGCTGCTCGGCGGCCACGGCTTCGTCAAGGAACATCCGGTCGAGCGCTGGTACCGCGATTTGCGCGCGGTGGGCGTGATGGAAGGCGGGCTGCTGGTCTAG
- a CDS encoding acetyl-CoA C-acetyltransferase — translation MKPYGRKVAIVGANRIPFARSNTAYAKLSNKTMLTDTLRGLVEKYALQGELLGEVAGGAVLKHSRDWNLVRECVLGSGLSPYTPAYDIQQACGTGLEATILVANKIALGQIEAGIACGSDTTSDAPIAVNPGLQRALMEANGAKTKAAKLKAAAKLLNPKFLIPEIPSNSEPRTRKSMGQHAEITAQRMGITRQAQDELALASHQNLAKAYAAGFFKDLVMPYHGLDRDNNLRADATLEKMAKLGPAFDKHKGTITAANASTLTDGASAVLLASEDWAKKKGLPILAYFSYAETAAVDFIDEREGLLMAPAYAVPRMLQKAGLQLQDFDFYEIHEAFAAVVLCTLAAWESEDFCRNKLGLPRALGKIDRSKLNVKGSSIATGHPFAATGARVVATLAKTLSEAGRGRGLISICAAGGQGVTAILER, via the coding sequence ATGAAACCCTACGGCCGCAAGGTCGCCATCGTCGGCGCCAACCGCATCCCCTTCGCGCGGTCCAACACCGCCTACGCGAAGCTCTCCAACAAGACCATGCTCACCGACACGCTGCGCGGGCTGGTGGAGAAGTACGCCCTGCAGGGCGAGTTGCTGGGCGAGGTCGCCGGCGGCGCGGTGCTCAAGCATTCGCGCGACTGGAACCTGGTGCGCGAGTGCGTGCTCGGCTCCGGCCTGTCGCCCTACACGCCGGCCTATGACATCCAGCAGGCCTGCGGCACGGGGCTGGAAGCGACCATCCTGGTCGCCAACAAGATCGCCCTGGGCCAGATCGAGGCCGGCATCGCCTGCGGCTCGGACACCACCTCGGACGCGCCGATCGCGGTCAACCCCGGCCTGCAGCGCGCGCTGATGGAGGCGAACGGTGCGAAAACCAAGGCCGCCAAGCTCAAGGCCGCGGCCAAGCTGCTGAATCCCAAGTTCCTGATTCCGGAGATCCCGAGCAATTCCGAGCCGCGCACGCGCAAGTCCATGGGCCAGCATGCCGAGATCACGGCGCAACGCATGGGCATCACGCGGCAAGCGCAGGACGAGCTGGCGCTGGCCAGCCACCAGAACCTCGCCAAGGCCTATGCGGCCGGGTTCTTCAAGGATCTGGTGATGCCCTACCACGGTCTGGACCGCGACAACAATCTGCGCGCCGACGCCACGCTGGAGAAGATGGCCAAGCTGGGCCCGGCCTTCGACAAGCACAAGGGCACGATCACCGCGGCGAACGCCTCGACCCTCACCGACGGCGCCTCGGCCGTGCTGCTGGCGTCCGAAGACTGGGCGAAGAAAAAGGGCCTGCCGATCCTGGCGTATTTCTCCTACGCCGAGACTGCCGCGGTGGATTTCATCGACGAACGCGAGGGCCTGCTGATGGCGCCGGCCTACGCCGTCCCGCGCATGCTGCAGAAGGCCGGGCTTCAGCTTCAGGATTTCGACTTCTACGAGATCCACGAGGCCTTCGCCGCGGTGGTGCTGTGCACGCTGGCGGCCTGGGAGTCGGAGGACTTCTGCAGGAACAAGCTGGGCCTGCCCCGGGCGCTGGGCAAGATCGACCGCAGCAAGCTCAACGTGAAGGGCAGCTCGATCGCCACCGGCCATCCCTTCGCCGCCACCGGCGCGCGCGTGGTGGCGACGCTGGCCAAGACCCTGAGCGAGGCCGGCCGCGGCCGCGGGCTGATCTCGATCTGCGCCGCCGGCGGGCAGGGCGTGACGGCCATACTGGAACGTTGA